A DNA window from Carassius gibelio isolate Cgi1373 ecotype wild population from Czech Republic chromosome A8, carGib1.2-hapl.c, whole genome shotgun sequence contains the following coding sequences:
- the pierce1 gene encoding piercer of microtubule wall 1 protein: MAARSKHGSTRHLVTMLIATKRTEWPNIRGFTEGLNPRENMDDHSADEGTRMEPEPLSNTTEIKTSDVYKVDKNLPARFNNPEGFRGYRQKMSNPLYQTTNQTYGSKKPTVHEMPTSFSGSRRKFSEHLLRSGMYKDNGFNTAVDKSRLTGPDATTAFHDRINFHYLYHTDGKSQ, encoded by the exons ATGGCGGCGAGATCAAAGCATGGCTCAACACGTCACTTAGTTACAATGTTGATAGCAACCAAGCGTACGGAATGGCCAAATATTCGAGGATTCACTGAGGGTTTGAATCCAAGGGAAAACATGGACGATCACTCCGCAGATGAAGGAACAAGAATGGAGCCTGAACCATTGTCTAATACAACTGAAATAAAGACGAGCGATGTGTATAAAGTGGATAAAAACTTGCCAGCTCGCTTTAATAATCCGGAGGGTTTCAGAGGATACAG GCAAAAAATGAGCAACCCTTTATACCAAACAACAAATCAAACATATGGAAGCAAAAAACCAACAGTTCATGAAATGCCG aCGAGCTTCAGCGGAAGTCGTCGGAAGTTTTCTGAGCATCTTCTGAGAAGTGGCATGTACAAGGATAACGGCTTCAACACGGCGGTGGACAAGAGCCGACTCACTGGACCCGATGCAACCACTGCGTTTCACGACAGAATCAATTTCCATTACTTAtaccacacagatgggaaatctcAGTAG